Within the Candidatus Binatia bacterium genome, the region GCTCGACGCGCTCGCGCAGCGCGGCGACCCGCAGGCCTACGCTTTTCCGCGCCACCGTCCGGCCGGCGATTCGCTCGATCTCTCCTTCTCCGGCCTCAAGACTTCGGTGCGCTACTTCCTTGAGTCCGACGCGGGCCGCGACGCGCGCGCCGAGGACGTCGCCGCCTCGTTTCAAGCCGCGGTCGTCGACGTGCTAATGGCGCGGCTGCGCGCCGCATTCGAGCGCGCCTCCTACAACGCGGTCTCGCTCTCGGGAGGCGTCGCGGCCAACTCAGCGCTCCAGGCTGCGTTCACCGAGTGGAGCCGGACGAACGGCGTCCCGGCCTACGTCCCGCCGCCGAAATACTGCACCGACAACGCGGCGATGATCGCGGCGGCGGCCTACTACCAAGGCGAAGCGGCGCTAGCGGATCCGCTGACGCTCTGCGCCGACCCGAACCTCCCGTTCGAACCCTAACCGAGGCGCGGTCGGCATCGCAAGCAAGCTCTTACGTTCCGCGGCCTGGCCCCGTAAAAGGAAGTTCGTCCAAACCGACCGGGATGAAATCCCAAACGTCGACGCCGACGTTGATGCAGCCGGCGCGTTCGATCCAGCGATTGTGCACGTGACCGCAGAGCGCGACGTCGAACTCGCCCGGCGCTTTCGGGCGCTCGAAGCCGCGTGATTCTTCGGGATTTTCGATCGGGAAGTGGTTGAGCCAGATGCGCCTGCCCTCAACTTCAATTATTCGATCGTCGAACGCATCGTCGAACCCCACGCTTTCGACCATAGAGGCGGCGTCGAGATCGTGATTGCCAACGCAGATCAGCTTGCGGCCGTTCAGAGCGGCGAGGTAGGCAGCCCAGCGTTTCTTATCGCCCATCGCGAAGTCGCCGAGGTGATAGACGGTATCGTCTTTCGCCACCACGTCGTTCCAACGGCGGATCATCTCGGCATCCATCGCATCGACGTCAGGAAAGGGCCGGCGGCAATACTCGATGATGTTCGCGTGCCCGAAGTGCGTATCGCTCGTGAACCAGATCTTCGCCGCCACGCTCGGTACTTAGCGCCCTCGGCGTTCAACGCGCGCAACAGATCGATTCCGTGCGGCCCGTCGTATCTCGCCGGTACGCGATTCAATTGAATCCATCGGTCTATGTTA harbors:
- a CDS encoding tRNA (adenosine(37)-N6)-threonylcarbamoyltransferase complex transferase subunit TsaD, giving the protein LDALAQRGDPQAYAFPRHRPAGDSLDLSFSGLKTSVRYFLESDAGRDARAEDVAASFQAAVVDVLMARLRAAFERASYNAVSLSGGVAANSALQAAFTEWSRTNGVPAYVPPPKYCTDNAAMIAAAAYYQGEAALADPLTLCADPNLPFEP
- a CDS encoding metallophosphoesterase family protein codes for the protein MAAKIWFTSDTHFGHANIIEYCRRPFPDVDAMDAEMIRRWNDVVAKDDTVYHLGDFAMGDKKRWAAYLAALNGRKLICVGNHDLDAASMVESVGFDDAFDDRIIEVEGRRIWLNHFPIENPEESRGFERPKAPGEFDVALCGHVHNRWIERAGCINVGVDVWDFIPVGLDELPFTGPGRGT